A genomic region of Zea mays cultivar B73 chromosome 6, Zm-B73-REFERENCE-NAM-5.0, whole genome shotgun sequence contains the following coding sequences:
- the LOC100277843 gene encoding uncharacterized protein LOC100277843 has product MGFQVAAVAPPPCARSSSALSSPSTSSRPLPAFLGGGGGCAGLARSRAPVNWGTGVMVRRPRPARTPARCALSASLDGMGGGDAEFMKRIEELAAAAGVQPAGPAGCGWPASVELSASNVGLPLSLRMLKRKKQQQQAQLHAVARPSRWDDGLLGSAGESVGRAFSSMVLIVRELQSFALQQMRDALLCDDLQGVLARVQGEMHDSFVWLFQHIFAGTPAFMVSLMLLLANFTVQSMGRSVAAAAATIPPTAPAVALVNAQRPEPSRPRFDAASVKTFSVDRMASVGGDIGGGGKTPPVAGATGDGRSDESLYRLSRVSPQQPSAPPVAEVAQDAADADEQAIWEMMLAEALKASPRTEELSDPDVLRSLVAPVEAELETEDHAEHTLTEQRYEQAVAAEPNNPLILANFAQFLYLVQNDHDRAEHYFERAVRAEPADSEALSRYATFLWKARNDLAGAEDTYQEAIAADPGNAHHAAAYAHFLWNTGACTGTGAEATRRDA; this is encoded by the exons ATGGGCTTCCAGGTGGCTGCCGTGGCACCGCCGCCGTGCGCGCGCTCCTCCTCCGCCTTATCGTCGCCCTCGACCTCCTCGCGGCCGTTGCCCGCCTTCCTCGGAGGCGGCGGCGGATGCGCCGGGCTCGCGAGATCCCGGGCACCCGTAAACTGGGGAACCGGCGTGATGGTGCGGCGCCCGCGCCCGGCTCGGACGCCAGCGAGGTGCGCGCTGAGCGCGAGTTTGGATGGGATGGGTGGCGGGGACGCGGAGTTCATGAAGAGGATCGAGGAGCTCGCTGCGGCGGCTGGGGTGCAGCCGGCCGGCCCGGCGGGTTGCGGCTGGCCCGCGAGCGTGGAGCTGAGCGCGAGCAACGTCGGGCTGCCGCTGTCGCTGCGGATGCTGAAGCGGAAAAAGCAGCAACAGCAGGCGCAGCTGCATGCTGTAGCGCGTCCTTCACGCTGGGACGATGGGCTGCTGGGCTCCGCCGGGGAGTCGGTGGGCCGCGCCTTCTCCTCCATGGTGCTCATCGTGCGGGAGCTGCAGAGCTTCGCGCTGCAGCAGATGCGCGACGCGCTGCTCTGCGACGACCTGCAGGGCGTCCTGGCGCGTGTGCagggcgagatgcacgactccttcGTCTGGCTCTTCCAGCATATCTTCGCGGGCACGCCGGCGTTCATGGTctccctcatgctcctcctcgccaACTTCACCGTCCAATCGATGGGCCGCAGCGTCGCCGCTGCGGCCGCCACCATCCCGCCTACTGCGCCTGCTGTCGCCCTTGTCAACGCCCAGCGCCCCGAGCCGTCACGTCCGCGGTTCGACGCGGCTTCGGTGAAGACGTTCTCCGTCGACCGGATGGCCTCGGTCGGGGGGGACATCGGCGGTGGCGGCAAGACCCCGCCTGTCGCGGGTGCCACCGGCGACGGCCGGTCGGACGAGTCCTTATATCGGCTAAGCCGTGTGTCGCCGCAGCAGCCGTCGGCACCCCCTGTGGCTGAGGTCGCCCAAGACGCTGCGGACGCGGACGAGCAGGCCATTTGGGAAATGATGCTCGCGGAGGCCCTGAAGGCCAGCCCGCGCACCGAGGAGCTGAGCGATCCGGACGTGCTCAGAAGCCTCGTCGCGCCGGTGGAGGCGGAGCTGGAGACCGAGGACCACGCCGAGCACACGCTGACGGAGCAGAGATACGAGCAGGCCGTCGCCGCTGAGCCCAACAATCCGCTCATCCTCGCCAACTTCGCGCAGTTCCTCTACCTCGTGCAGAACGACCACGACCG GGCGGAGCACTACTTCGAGAGAGCAGTGCGCGCTGAGCCGGCGGACTCGGAGGCGCTGAGCCGGTACGCTACTTTCCTATGGAAGGCGCGGAACGACCTCGCCGGCGCGGAGGACACCTACCAGGAGGCCATCGCGGCCGATCCCGGGAACGCCCACCACGCCGCGGCCTACGCGCACTTCCTCTGGAACACCGGAG CATGCACGGGCACGGGGGCGGAGGCCACGCGGCGAGACGCCtag